One window of Campylobacter avium LMG 24591 genomic DNA carries:
- a CDS encoding F0F1 ATP synthase subunit A, whose translation MKDMFLFSSLIDPSHTFSYFFHLAIVIVLALIVAKLATSSMQLVPRGMQNLAEAFLDGILSMGKDTMGSEAAARKYLPLVATIGFIVFFSNIIGIIPGFHAPTASLNLPASLAIVVFLYYHFEGIRTQGFFKYFGHFMGPVPAIAPLMFPIEIVSHISRVISLSFRLFGNIKGDDLFLAVVLALAPWVAPLPAFVLLTFMAFLQSFIFMILTYVYLAGATVVEEGH comes from the coding sequence ATGAAAGATATGTTTTTATTTAGCTCCCTGATAGATCCGAGTCACACTTTTTCTTATTTTTTTCATCTAGCTATAGTTATAGTATTAGCACTTATAGTTGCAAAATTAGCCACTTCTTCTATGCAGCTTGTGCCTAGAGGTATGCAAAATTTAGCAGAAGCTTTTTTAGATGGTATTTTGAGTATGGGAAAAGACACTATGGGAAGTGAGGCTGCGGCTAGAAAATATCTGCCTTTAGTAGCTACCATAGGTTTTATAGTATTTTTTTCTAATATTATAGGGATAATCCCGGGCTTTCACGCTCCAACTGCTTCTTTAAATTTGCCAGCTTCTTTGGCTATAGTAGTTTTTTTATATTATCATTTTGAAGGCATTAGAACTCAGGGCTTTTTTAAGTATTTTGGACATTTTATGGGTCCAGTTCCAGCCATAGCTCCGCTTATGTTTCCAATAGAAATAGTATCTCACATATCAAGGGTTATATCCCTATCTTTTCGTCTTTTTGGAAATATCAAGGGTGATGATTTATTCTTAGCGGTTGTTTTAGCACTTGCACCTTGGGTTGCACCTTTACCAGCCTTTGTTTTACTTACCTTTATGGCTTTTTTACAATCCTTTATCTTTATGATACTTACCTATGTTTATTTGGCCGGTGCGACTGTGGTTGAGGAAGGTCATTGA
- a CDS encoding amidohydrolase family protein, translating to MLIKNARIYGEESLDLRIENEHIVEISKNISSHSSQIFDAKNLTLLPSFVDLNVNLKNDSFSLENLRLLQSECLQGGLSAILLRDKMNYDENSFDLLKQVLDSLNLDVFASACVLDDESKLKNVSSLVNNGVKALELKSSQNAYAIKQAMNYALMKNVPLFVSCYDENFDDNGVMNDGELSFSLGLSGISAICELSEVAKMKEIAKFYGINIVFESLSLAKSLELLEKEDLKLVSIHNLLKDESACENFNTYAKLLPPLRTKDDVRLLRQALKEGKISFLSSFHSPKSLHLKDLAFYEAAFGVHSISEYVALCNTFFIKENLLSWRELCTYTSLNAAKLLGLNCGEIAINKEANFILLDENEKIATKANSLYSKDELFGNIKAHYVKGSPVN from the coding sequence ATGCTGATTAAAAATGCTAGGATTTATGGCGAAGAAAGCTTGGATTTAAGGATTGAAAACGAGCATATAGTTGAAATTTCAAAAAACATATCATCACACTCTAGCCAGATTTTTGATGCAAAAAATCTTACCTTGCTACCTTCTTTTGTGGATTTGAATGTAAATTTAAAAAATGATAGTTTTAGCCTTGAGAATTTAAGGCTTTTACAAAGCGAGTGTTTGCAAGGTGGGCTTAGTGCTATCTTACTTAGAGATAAGATGAATTACGATGAAAACAGCTTTGATTTGCTTAAGCAAGTGCTTGATAGTTTAAATTTGGATGTATTTGCCTCTGCTTGTGTGCTCGATGATGAATCTAAGCTTAAAAATGTTTCAAGCCTTGTAAATAATGGCGTAAAGGCTTTAGAGCTTAAGAGTTCGCAAAATGCTTATGCTATAAAACAGGCTATGAATTATGCCTTGATGAAAAATGTGCCTTTGTTTGTCTCTTGCTATGATGAGAATTTTGATGATAATGGCGTGATGAATGACGGCGAGTTAAGCTTTAGCCTAGGCTTATCTGGCATAAGTGCTATCTGTGAGCTTAGCGAGGTGGCTAAGATGAAAGAGATAGCTAAATTTTACGGCATAAACATAGTCTTTGAAAGCTTAAGTCTTGCCAAGTCTTTAGAGCTCTTAGAAAAAGAGGATTTAAAGCTTGTAAGCATACATAATCTACTAAAAGATGAAAGTGCTTGTGAGAATTTTAACACTTATGCAAAGCTTTTGCCGCCCCTTCGCACAAAAGATGATGTAAGACTTTTAAGACAAGCTTTAAAAGAGGGTAAGATAAGTTTTTTAAGCTCATTTCACAGCCCAAAATCCTTGCATTTAAAAGATTTAGCCTTTTATGAGGCAGCCTTTGGAGTGCATAGCATAAGCGAGTATGTAGCACTTTGCAACACTTTTTTTATAAAAGAAAATTTACTTTCTTGGCGTGAGCTTTGTACTTATACCTCACTTAATGCAGCTAAGTTACTTGGCTTAAACTGCGGTGAAATAGCTATAAACAAAGAAGCAAATTTTATCTTGCTTGATGAGAATGAAAAAATTGCTACAAAAGCAAATTCTTTATACTCTAAAGATGAACTTTTTGGCAATATAAAGGCTCATTATGTAAAAGGTTCACCTGTGAATTAA
- a CDS encoding NAD(P)/FAD-dependent oxidoreductase, which translates to MNNQENTVVLDELKLPENPRILIIGGGYAGLKAALGLQRLLDFSKHKAEISLISKHDYHYQTTLLHKVAIGTLSARKARIYYRKVLDTNKIKFIKDKIIKLEPDKNCVYGNAGKYEYDVLVIALGFRPDGFNTPGVKEHAFKLSTLNAALKLTKHIENKFKDYALTKDVNDLSVVVCGTGFTSIEFTAELASQIDELCLICGIDRSLVKVTCIGRSSRILPIFDEKLSSIATKKLEKMGVNIITNSTVKEVLKDGVIIQRDGKDEKISANTVLWGAGVKGSDIIEKSSINNIKGRIKVDYQLRCFDYPNIFVIGDSAHPTTKDAKHAPTAQLSAQMGDFVALKLVHLIKGKSFKKPFVFKHRGTVCSIGHTDGVGIVYGNSVSGELAAFLKNTIENRWLFSLGGFSMVFKKGQFRYRTSN; encoded by the coding sequence ATGAACAATCAAGAAAACACTGTAGTATTAGATGAACTTAAATTACCTGAGAACCCAAGAATTTTGATTATAGGTGGTGGCTACGCTGGTTTAAAAGCTGCCTTAGGGCTGCAAAGGCTTCTTGACTTTTCTAAACACAAGGCTGAAATAAGCTTGATTAGCAAACATGACTACCACTATCAAACCACACTGTTACATAAAGTAGCTATAGGAACACTTTCGGCCAGAAAGGCTAGAATTTATTACAGAAAGGTATTAGATACCAATAAAATAAAATTTATAAAAGATAAAATCATAAAGCTAGAACCAGATAAAAACTGCGTGTATGGAAACGCTGGCAAATACGAATACGATGTCTTGGTGATAGCCCTAGGATTTAGACCTGATGGCTTTAATACTCCAGGAGTTAAAGAACACGCCTTTAAGCTATCGACCCTAAACGCCGCCTTAAAGCTAACAAAGCACATAGAAAATAAATTCAAAGACTACGCTCTTACAAAAGATGTAAATGACCTTAGCGTGGTTGTTTGCGGAACAGGATTTACAAGCATTGAATTTACCGCTGAGCTAGCCTCGCAAATAGATGAACTTTGCCTAATATGCGGCATAGATAGAAGCCTTGTTAAGGTTACTTGCATAGGTAGGAGTTCTAGAATTTTACCTATTTTTGATGAAAAATTAAGCTCTATAGCCACCAAAAAACTTGAAAAAATGGGCGTAAACATCATAACAAATAGCACAGTTAAAGAGGTCTTAAAAGACGGTGTGATTATACAAAGAGACGGCAAAGATGAAAAAATAAGTGCTAATACTGTTTTATGGGGTGCTGGAGTTAAGGGAAGCGACATCATAGAAAAATCAAGTATTAACAACATAAAAGGCAGGATAAAAGTTGATTATCAACTAAGATGTTTTGACTATCCAAATATTTTTGTAATAGGAGACAGCGCCCACCCTACAACAAAGGACGCAAAACACGCACCAACGGCACAGCTTTCAGCACAAATGGGAGACTTTGTAGCCTTAAAACTTGTTCATTTGATAAAAGGCAAAAGCTTTAAGAAGCCTTTTGTGTTCAAACACCGCGGCACTGTTTGTTCCATAGGCCATACGGATGGCGTTGGCATAGTGTATGGCAATTCTGTATCAGGAGAACTTGCAGCCTTTCTTAAAAATACCATCGAAAATCGCTGGTTGTTTTCTTTAGGAGGCTTTTCTATGGTCTTTAAAAAGGGACAGTTTAGATATAGAACTAGCAACTAA
- a CDS encoding glycosyl transferase — translation MHKIFTINKNEALFHKAELVVTETNINDYDLFHYGKSFEKLALYMTLLCKKLASFNAKIVFIILPFQVRQANDENDVKKKKLVENFLRKNINNFGFNCVDMGAYYDKFNLLEFFTKIDIYHQAGSIMRILGKNIIKNIANFRFHTQKTEFKSEFLILSAKELFKENLESKKLENSIFNELIYKLDSDSKLKFDENFKGYQLLGLALCNFFEKCEKEPYSSFILENTEQKVIKFIRSAFYLFHSLNADFTIDENSFMYFNKENLAQSEGSVWIKKGDKLINNINHCGLSYFFLAKIAKEDKEFELKEPDEEVKLLQELDFSHLSPEVEDYKELIDEYCFHMEKLKEKEFQDKINELNSQLLTLQKENSSLKEILSSQEHKAKMLKLSFLEEKVKSKELKNKLLEKELGRKDIPRK, via the coding sequence TTGCACAAAATTTTTACTATAAATAAAAATGAAGCACTTTTTCATAAGGCTGAATTAGTAGTAACAGAAACAAACATTAATGATTATGACCTTTTTCACTACGGTAAATCCTTTGAAAAACTAGCCCTTTATATGACTTTGCTTTGTAAAAAACTAGCTTCATTTAATGCTAAAATTGTTTTTATAATTCTTCCCTTTCAGGTAAGACAAGCTAATGATGAAAATGATGTAAAAAAGAAAAAATTAGTAGAAAATTTTTTAAGAAAAAATATAAATAATTTTGGCTTTAACTGCGTAGATATGGGAGCTTACTATGATAAGTTTAATCTTTTAGAATTTTTTACAAAGATAGATATTTATCATCAAGCAGGAAGTATAATGCGTATTTTGGGCAAAAATATCATAAAAAATATAGCTAATTTTCGCTTTCATACCCAAAAAACTGAGTTTAAAAGCGAATTTTTAATACTAAGCGCTAAGGAGCTTTTCAAAGAAAATTTAGAAAGCAAAAAGCTTGAAAATTCTATTTTTAACGAGCTAATCTACAAACTTGATAGCGATAGTAAGCTTAAATTTGATGAGAACTTTAAGGGATACCAGCTTTTAGGGCTTGCTCTTTGTAATTTTTTTGAAAAATGCGAGAAAGAGCCTTACTCAAGCTTTATACTAGAAAATACAGAGCAAAAAGTTATAAAATTTATTAGAAGTGCTTTTTATCTTTTTCATAGCTTAAATGCTGATTTTACAATAGATGAAAATTCTTTTATGTATTTTAATAAAGAAAATTTAGCCCAAAGTGAGGGCTCTGTTTGGATAAAAAAGGGCGATAAGCTTATCAACAACATAAATCATTGCGGTTTGTCCTATTTTTTCCTGGCTAAGATAGCTAAGGAGGATAAAGAATTTGAGCTTAAAGAGCCTGATGAGGAAGTAAAGCTTTTACAAGAGCTTGATTTTAGCCATTTAAGCCCAGAGGTAGAGGACTATAAAGAGCTTATAGATGAATACTGCTTTCATATGGAAAAGCTAAAAGAAAAAGAATTTCAAGATAAGATAAATGAGCTAAATTCTCAACTTTTAACTTTGCAAAAGGAAAATTCCTCTTTAAAAGAAATTCTAAGCTCTCAAGAACACAAAGCAAAAATGCTAAAACTTTCTTTCTTAGAAGAAAAAGTAAAAAGCAAAGAGCTTAAAAATAAACTTTTAGAAAAAGAGTTAGGCCGCAAGGATATACCTAGAAAATAA
- the groES gene encoding co-chaperone GroES: MNFQPLGKRVLVKRVEETKTTASGIIIPDNAKEKPLTGKVVAVSKELSELKEGDTILFAKYGGTEVKLDADEYLVLNIDDVLGIVK, encoded by the coding sequence ATGAATTTTCAACCTTTAGGAAAACGTGTTTTAGTTAAACGTGTTGAGGAAACTAAAACCACAGCTTCTGGCATAATTATACCAGATAATGCTAAAGAAAAACCTTTAACAGGAAAAGTTGTAGCTGTTAGCAAGGAGCTTAGTGAGCTAAAAGAGGGCGATACTATTTTATTTGCTAAGTATGGCGGAACTGAAGTTAAACTAGACGCTGATGAATATCTAGTTTTAAACATAGATGATGTTTTAGGTATAGTTAAATAA
- the radA gene encoding DNA repair protein RadA, producing MAKSSTIFECQTCGKTSKKWLGKCPECNAWDSFLELKEKEYKELNSKKISSESKAVCIEDVEIESYARLDTLDDELNLVLGGGLVLGSLVLIGGSPGVGKSTLLLKIASNLAKNSHKVLYVSAEESKSQIKIRANRLEANSKNLFLLSELCLEDVLEEVDKNKYEILIIDSIQTMYSQNISSAAGSVSQVRELTFELMKLSKARNISTFIIGHITKDGAIAGPRVLEHMVDVVLYFEGDIDKELRLLRGFKNRFGSTSEVGIFEMSSKGLVSAKNIASKFFSKGKISSGSALTVIMEGSRALIVEIQALVCESSYPKRSSTGYDKTRLDMLLALLEKKLGISLSHFDVFINVSGGVKINETAADLAVVAAIISSFKNRPLSKESIFIGELSLNGEIREVFNLESRLKEAKMQKFKNAIVPNKDFQDVDLKYFAVSELSQVLEWM from the coding sequence ATGGCAAAAAGTTCTACTATCTTTGAGTGTCAAACCTGCGGAAAAACAAGCAAGAAATGGCTAGGAAAATGCCCTGAATGTAATGCTTGGGACTCTTTTTTAGAGCTAAAGGAAAAAGAGTATAAAGAGCTAAACTCTAAAAAAATAAGCTCAGAATCAAAAGCCGTTTGCATAGAGGATGTAGAGATAGAAAGCTATGCAAGACTTGATACCTTAGATGATGAGTTAAATTTAGTGCTTGGGGGCGGGCTTGTGCTTGGTTCTTTGGTTTTAATAGGTGGAAGTCCAGGAGTTGGTAAATCAACCCTGCTTTTAAAGATAGCTTCAAATTTAGCTAAAAACTCGCACAAGGTTCTTTATGTAAGTGCAGAAGAAAGCAAAAGCCAGATAAAAATAAGAGCTAACAGGCTTGAGGCAAATTCAAAAAATCTTTTTTTACTATCTGAGCTTTGTTTGGAAGATGTTTTAGAGGAAGTAGATAAAAACAAATACGAAATTTTAATCATTGATTCCATACAGACTATGTATTCGCAAAATATAAGCTCTGCAGCTGGCAGTGTATCTCAGGTAAGAGAGCTTACCTTTGAGCTTATGAAGCTAAGCAAGGCAAGAAACATAAGCACCTTCATCATAGGGCATATCACAAAGGACGGAGCCATAGCAGGACCTAGGGTGCTTGAGCATATGGTTGATGTGGTACTTTACTTTGAAGGCGATATAGATAAGGAATTAAGGCTATTAAGAGGCTTTAAAAATCGCTTTGGAAGCACAAGCGAGGTTGGAATTTTTGAAATGAGTTCAAAAGGGCTAGTAAGTGCTAAAAACATAGCCTCAAAATTTTTTAGCAAGGGTAAAATCAGCTCAGGCTCAGCCCTAACCGTGATAATGGAGGGCTCAAGAGCATTGATAGTAGAAATTCAAGCCCTAGTTTGCGAAAGCTCATACCCAAAAAGATCAAGTACAGGCTATGATAAAACAAGGCTTGATATGCTTTTAGCCCTGCTTGAAAAAAAGCTAGGCATAAGTCTTTCTCATTTTGATGTTTTTATAAATGTAAGTGGAGGAGTTAAGATAAATGAAACCGCAGCTGATTTAGCCGTGGTTGCGGCTATAATTTCTAGCTTTAAAAATCGCCCTTTAAGCAAGGAAAGTATCTTCATAGGAGAGCTTAGCTTAAATGGAGAAATAAGAGAGGTTTTTAATCTTGAAAGCCGCTTAAAAGAAGCAAAAATGCAAAAATTCAAAAATGCTATAGTGCCAAATAAGGACTTTCAGGATGTGGATTTAAAATACTTTGCGGTAAGTGAGTTAAGCCAAGTTTTAGAATGGATGTAA
- the groL gene encoding chaperonin GroEL (60 kDa chaperone family; promotes refolding of misfolded polypeptides especially under stressful conditions; forms two stacked rings of heptamers to form a barrel-shaped 14mer; ends can be capped by GroES; misfolded proteins enter the barrel where they are refolded when GroES binds): protein MAKEIFFSDEARNKLYEGVRKLNDAVKVTMGPRGRNVLIQKSFGAPSITKDGVSVAKEIELKESLENMGASLVREVASKTADQAGDGTTTATVLAHAIFKEGLRNITAGANPIEVKRGMDKACEAIIAELKNLSREVKDKKEIAQVATISANSDEKIGALIADAMEKVGKDGVITVEEAKSINDELNVVEGMQFDRGYLSPYFITNADKMTVELSNPYILLFDKKITSLKDLLPILEQIQKTGKALLIIAEDIEGEALATLVVNKLRGVLNISAVKAPGFGDRRKAMLEDIAILTGGEVIAEELGRTLESATIDDLGQASSVIIDKDNTTIVNGAGEKANIEARVNQIKAQIAETTSDYDREKLQERLAKLSGGVALIKVGAATETEMKEKKDRVDDALSATKAAVEEGIVIGGGAALIKAKTKIKLNLSGDEAIGAAIVERALRAPLRQIAENAGFDAGVVVNQVEASSDVNLGFDAAKGEYVDMIKEGIIDPVKVERIALLNAVSVASMLLTTEATISDIKEEKPAMPDMGAMGGMGGMGGMM from the coding sequence ATGGCAAAAGAAATATTTTTTTCAGATGAAGCAAGAAACAAACTTTATGAAGGCGTTAGAAAGCTAAATGACGCTGTAAAAGTAACTATGGGACCAAGAGGACGCAATGTTTTGATACAAAAAAGCTTTGGTGCTCCTAGCATTACAAAGGATGGAGTTAGCGTAGCTAAGGAAATAGAACTAAAAGAATCCCTAGAAAATATGGGTGCTTCTTTAGTAAGAGAGGTTGCTTCTAAAACTGCTGATCAAGCAGGAGATGGCACTACAACAGCTACTGTTTTAGCTCACGCTATCTTTAAAGAAGGTCTTAGAAATATAACAGCTGGAGCTAATCCTATCGAAGTAAAAAGAGGTATGGATAAGGCTTGCGAGGCTATCATAGCTGAACTTAAAAATCTTTCAAGAGAGGTTAAGGATAAAAAAGAGATAGCTCAAGTAGCTACAATATCTGCAAATTCAGATGAAAAAATCGGTGCCTTAATAGCTGATGCTATGGAAAAGGTTGGCAAGGACGGAGTTATCACAGTTGAGGAAGCTAAGTCTATAAATGATGAGTTAAATGTTGTTGAGGGTATGCAATTTGACAGAGGTTATCTAAGCCCATATTTTATAACAAATGCTGACAAGATGACAGTTGAGCTTTCAAACCCTTATATCTTGCTTTTTGATAAAAAAATCACAAGCTTAAAGGACTTGCTACCTATCTTAGAGCAAATTCAAAAAACAGGCAAGGCTCTTTTAATAATAGCTGAGGATATAGAAGGCGAGGCTTTAGCTACCTTGGTTGTAAATAAATTAAGAGGTGTTTTAAATATATCTGCTGTTAAGGCTCCTGGCTTTGGTGATAGAAGAAAGGCTATGCTTGAGGATATAGCTATCTTAACAGGTGGAGAAGTGATTGCTGAAGAGCTTGGAAGAACCTTAGAAAGTGCTACTATAGATGATCTTGGTCAAGCTTCAAGCGTTATCATAGACAAGGATAATACCACTATAGTAAATGGTGCTGGAGAGAAAGCAAACATAGAAGCTAGAGTAAATCAAATCAAGGCTCAAATAGCTGAAACCACAAGCGATTATGATAGAGAAAAACTACAAGAAAGACTAGCAAAGCTTAGCGGAGGTGTTGCACTTATTAAGGTTGGAGCTGCTACTGAAACTGAGATGAAAGAGAAAAAAGACCGCGTTGATGACGCTTTAAGTGCTACTAAGGCTGCTGTTGAAGAAGGTATAGTTATAGGCGGTGGAGCTGCTTTAATAAAAGCAAAAACTAAGATAAAATTAAATTTAAGCGGAGATGAAGCAATTGGTGCTGCTATAGTTGAAAGAGCTTTAAGAGCGCCTTTAAGACAAATAGCTGAAAATGCTGGTTTTGACGCTGGTGTTGTGGTAAATCAAGTAGAGGCTTCAAGCGATGTAAATTTAGGTTTTGACGCTGCAAAAGGCGAATATGTAGATATGATAAAAGAGGGTATCATAGATCCTGTAAAGGTTGAGAGAATAGCCCTTTTAAACGCTGTTTCAGTTGCTTCTATGCTACTTACAACAGAGGCTACAATAAGCGATATAAAAGAAGAAAAACCTGCTATGCCTGATATGGGCGCTATGGGAGGAATGGGTGGTATGGGCGGTATGATGTAA
- a CDS encoding NAD(P)H-dependent glycerol-3-phosphate dehydrogenase, with product MSIAVIGAGKWGCALYHAFSENHKPFISSINKRDIENFISIDEALEKEFLVFALSTQGIYEWLKLNFKNNGQKILLASKGVDYANLKFLDELFLNFISKEQLCVLSGPSFASEVMKKLPCALVLSAFDEKLAKDFSNFFPSYIKTYTNTDVRGAEICGAYKNVLAIACGISDGLRLGNNARASLMARGLVEMHRFGKAFGADDETFLGLSGAGDLFLSASSALSRNYRVGFMLAEGKNLDEILLELKEVAEGVKTAFAIKELASKEQIYTPIVNEIVLILQGKDVKHSLKDLLRRGNAD from the coding sequence ATGAGTATCGCAGTTATAGGAGCTGGAAAATGGGGCTGTGCGCTTTATCACGCCTTTAGTGAAAATCACAAGCCCTTTATAAGCTCTATAAATAAAAGAGATATTGAAAATTTCATAAGCATTGATGAGGCCTTAGAAAAAGAATTTTTAGTCTTTGCGCTTAGCACACAAGGAATTTATGAATGGCTTAAGTTAAATTTCAAAAACAATGGACAAAAGATTTTATTAGCCTCAAAAGGTGTTGATTACGCAAATCTTAAATTCTTAGATGAACTTTTCTTAAATTTCATTTCAAAAGAACAGCTTTGCGTTTTAAGTGGTCCATCCTTTGCTAGTGAGGTTATGAAAAAGCTGCCCTGTGCCCTTGTTTTGAGTGCCTTTGATGAAAAGTTAGCTAAGGACTTTTCAAATTTTTTCCCAAGCTATATAAAAACCTACACAAACACAGATGTAAGAGGAGCTGAAATTTGCGGAGCTTATAAAAATGTCCTAGCCATAGCTTGCGGTATCAGCGATGGTTTAAGGCTTGGAAACAATGCAAGGGCTTCTTTGATGGCTAGAGGTCTTGTGGAAATGCACCGCTTTGGCAAGGCTTTTGGTGCAGATGATGAGACTTTTTTGGGTTTAAGCGGAGCTGGGGACCTTTTTTTAAGCGCCTCATCGGCTCTTTCAAGAAATTATAGAGTAGGCTTTATGTTAGCAGAGGGTAAAAACTTAGATGAAATTTTACTTGAGCTAAAAGAGGTGGCAGAGGGCGTGAAAACTGCTTTTGCTATAAAAGAACTTGCGAGTAAAGAACAAATTTATACGCCCATCGTTAATGAGATTGTCTTAATCTTGCAAGGTAAAGATGTAAAACACTCTTTAAAAGACTTACTAAGGCGGGGCAATGCTGATTAA
- the gatB gene encoding Asp-tRNA(Asn)/Glu-tRNA(Gln) amidotransferase subunit GatB, giving the protein MFEVVIGLEVHTQLNTKSKIFCACKTSFGEEANTNVCPTCLALPGALPVLNKEAVLKAVSFGKAINAKINEKSIFNRKNYFYPDLPKAYQISQFDVPIVENGELFINLNGEDKRIGITRAHLEEDAGKNIHEGAFSKVDLNRAGTPLLEIVSEPDLRSSDEAVAYLKKLHSIIRFLDISDANMQEGSFRCDVNVSIRPKNDDKFYTRVEIKNLNSFRFIQKAIDYEVQRQSEAWQDGLYEKEVVQETRLFDTTKLITKSMRGKEDSAEYRYFPDPDLLPVVLEKGMLDVKLPELPDEKRQRYVKDLGVKEADAQILTSSLEMARFFESLIAKNLNPKLCVTWLNTELMGLLKADYSIENSPVSAEKLASLLLRIEDGTISAKAAKDILAYIFENTDVEVDEAIEKLGLKQVSDDGAIEKIIDEILSKNADKVAEYKSGKDKLFGFFVGQVMKEGKGAFNPAKVNELLKAKLS; this is encoded by the coding sequence ATGTTTGAAGTAGTTATAGGACTTGAGGTTCATACCCAGCTTAATACAAAAAGTAAGATTTTTTGCGCTTGTAAAACCTCCTTTGGAGAGGAGGCAAATACCAATGTATGCCCTACCTGCCTGGCCTTACCCGGAGCCTTACCTGTCTTAAATAAAGAAGCTGTGTTAAAGGCTGTATCCTTTGGCAAGGCTATAAATGCAAAGATAAATGAGAAAAGCATTTTCAATAGAAAAAATTATTTCTACCCAGATTTACCAAAGGCTTATCAAATTTCACAATTTGATGTGCCTATAGTTGAAAATGGAGAGCTTTTTATAAATTTAAACGGAGAGGATAAAAGGATAGGTATCACAAGGGCACATCTAGAGGAAGATGCTGGTAAAAACATACACGAGGGTGCTTTTTCAAAGGTGGATTTAAACAGAGCGGGAACTCCTTTGCTTGAGATAGTTTCTGAGCCTGATTTAAGAAGCAGTGATGAGGCTGTGGCTTATCTTAAAAAATTACACTCCATTATAAGATTTTTAGATATTTCAGATGCAAATATGCAAGAAGGCTCTTTTCGTTGTGATGTAAATGTGAGCATTCGCCCTAAAAATGATGATAAATTTTATACTAGGGTGGAGATTAAAAACTTAAATTCCTTTCGCTTTATACAAAAGGCTATTGATTACGAGGTGCAAAGACAAAGCGAGGCTTGGCAAGACGGGCTTTATGAAAAAGAAGTCGTGCAAGAAACTAGACTTTTTGACACTACAAAACTTATAACAAAGAGTATGAGGGGTAAGGAAGATAGTGCTGAGTATAGGTATTTTCCAGACCCTGATTTGCTTCCTGTTGTACTTGAAAAAGGAATGCTTGATGTTAAATTACCAGAGCTTCCTGATGAAAAAAGACAAAGATATGTAAAAGATTTAGGTGTAAAAGAAGCAGACGCACAAATTTTAACCTCTTCTTTGGAAATGGCTAGATTTTTTGAAAGCTTAATTGCTAAAAATTTAAATCCAAAGCTTTGTGTAACTTGGCTAAACACCGAGTTAATGGGACTTTTAAAGGCAGATTATAGTATAGAAAATTCTCCTGTGAGTGCTGAAAAATTAGCTTCTTTATTGCTTAGGATAGAGGATGGTACTATAAGTGCAAAGGCTGCAAAGGACATTCTAGCTTATATCTTTGAAAATACTGATGTTGAGGTTGATGAGGCTATTGAAAAACTTGGTTTAAAGCAGGTTAGCGATGATGGTGCTATAGAAAAAATCATAGATGAAATTCTAAGTAAGAATGCAGACAAGGTAGCTGAGTATAAGTCTGGTAAGGATAAGCTCTTTGGTTTTTTTGTGGGACAGGTTATGAAAGAGGGCAAGGGTGCTTTTAATCCTGCTAAGGTAAATGAGCTCTTAAAAGCAAAGCTTTCTTGA